The uncultured Methanomethylovorans sp. genome contains a region encoding:
- a CDS encoding DUF2124 family protein, giving the protein MQLGESVVPEADTVVLLGELAMPKIGSTPNEVKAFLNNLPSSSQKKLVIAVCFQSVFEREGWTNIIDFDYIIDSDLENHLQAYDK; this is encoded by the coding sequence ATGCAACTTGGTGAAAGTGTAGTGCCTGAAGCTGATACTGTTGTCCTTCTTGGGGAACTTGCCATGCCAAAGATCGGCTCCACCCCAAATGAAGTAAAGGCTTTTCTGAACAATTTACCTTCAAGCTCACAAAAAAAACTTGTAATAGCTGTATGCTTCCAATCCGTATTTGAAAGGGAAGGGTGGACCAATATTATTGATTTTGATTACATCATCGACTCTGACCTTGAAAATCATCTACAGGCATATGATAAGTAA
- a CDS encoding PAS domain S-box protein, translating to MNNKSCKNSLVDQTGERENNYKDILDDLPLGIISCQSDGTIISVNRSLVELLGSPSVDAIKQINVLTFPPLVKAGISAAFQEVITNEKALFFETPYNSKWSRDLFLLIGMIPYWNNEGKVTGCYVIIEDITARKENKVELDTKDNKDKLISNISSSFINTSFKNIDQEVCKALEKLARFIGAERVGIFALAEDGKFVIKTHEWHAEGIISHIKINDRIPAFKLVSKQLENLQIVRISDVQKMSDNDRKLRDTFEEVGILSALMIPLLYKETLTGFISIDSKKEKREWDDNTIYLLKLIGELITSVLERKNADQLLSNIREDYEKVLNSIDTMVWKTDVDKQGNFVNTYISPSVDKMVGVPHGSIGNNWHKYLDRIYTDDKTKVAKAFQLGFSNPGMTINLDYRLLTDNGDLIWLNSSGVAHVLDNGTLQVFGTTVNITDRKHAEENLAKNEKKYRSLFEQSNDAIFLTKFDGKILDMNFTACEMLGYTKEQMKKRSVFDFLEPVEREKSIDVLTKLRDDGFVHGETKYITAKGVTIDVEVNATVLEGYNDIVQTVVRDITDRKLAEEKMLQARMDAETASRTKSEFLANMSHELRTPLNSIIGFSDALVEGYSGELNPKQLRYVQNVSNSGRHLLNLINDILDISKVEAGKMKLFPEFIQVDYVLEEMVSLVQPIAANKQIVINISKDSQLQTLLADRAKVKQILYNLLGNAIKFTHNGGSVSIHAGIKDDMVRFSIIDTGIGIAPEDIKKLFKPFTQLDASVSRRYEGTGLGLALVKELIELHGGRIWVESEVGKGSRFTFTIPLCGTE from the coding sequence ATGAATAATAAAAGTTGCAAAAATTCCTTAGTTGATCAAACAGGAGAAAGAGAAAACAATTACAAGGATATTCTGGATGACCTGCCTCTTGGAATTATTTCATGTCAGAGTGATGGTACCATCATTTCAGTAAACAGATCCCTTGTGGAACTACTTGGTTCCCCTTCAGTGGATGCTATAAAACAAATTAATGTTTTAACATTCCCTCCTCTAGTGAAAGCAGGCATATCAGCGGCTTTCCAGGAAGTGATCACAAATGAAAAAGCCTTGTTCTTCGAAACACCTTATAATTCAAAATGGAGTAGAGATCTTTTCTTACTTATTGGGATGATTCCATACTGGAACAATGAAGGAAAAGTCACAGGTTGCTATGTCATCATTGAGGACATTACTGCACGTAAGGAAAACAAAGTAGAACTTGATACTAAAGACAACAAAGACAAACTGATCTCAAACATTTCCAGCAGTTTTATAAATACCAGTTTTAAAAACATCGATCAAGAGGTATGCAAAGCTCTGGAGAAACTAGCTAGGTTCATTGGTGCTGAACGTGTGGGAATATTTGCCCTGGCCGAAGATGGAAAATTTGTGATTAAAACTCATGAATGGCATGCTGAAGGCATAATATCTCATATAAAGATTAATGATAGAATACCTGCCTTCAAGTTGGTATCAAAGCAACTTGAAAATTTGCAAATAGTTCGCATAAGCGATGTGCAAAAAATGTCTGATAATGACCGTAAGCTTCGTGATACCTTTGAAGAAGTCGGCATTTTATCCGCACTCATGATTCCTCTGTTATACAAGGAAACATTAACTGGTTTCATAAGTATTGACTCCAAAAAAGAAAAAAGAGAATGGGATGACAACACCATATACTTGTTGAAACTTATAGGTGAACTAATCACCAGTGTACTTGAAAGAAAAAATGCAGACCAACTTCTATCGAATATAAGAGAAGATTATGAAAAAGTTCTCAACTCAATAGATACCATGGTATGGAAAACTGATGTTGACAAGCAGGGAAATTTCGTAAATACATATATATCACCTTCAGTGGATAAAATGGTTGGTGTGCCACATGGGTCGATTGGGAATAATTGGCATAAATATTTAGACCGTATCTATACCGATGATAAAACAAAGGTTGCTAAGGCTTTTCAGCTGGGTTTTAGCAATCCCGGTATGACAATTAATCTTGACTACAGGCTTTTAACAGATAATGGAGATTTGATATGGCTGAATTCCAGTGGAGTAGCACATGTTTTGGACAATGGCACCTTACAAGTTTTTGGTACTACTGTAAACATCACCGATCGCAAACATGCAGAAGAGAACCTTGCTAAGAATGAGAAGAAATACAGATCTCTTTTTGAACAATCGAATGATGCCATATTTCTCACCAAGTTTGATGGAAAAATTCTGGACATGAATTTTACGGCGTGTGAAATGCTGGGGTATACCAAGGAACAAATGAAAAAAAGGTCTGTTTTTGATTTCCTAGAACCTGTAGAAAGAGAGAAAAGTATTGATGTGCTGACAAAGCTCAGGGACGATGGCTTTGTCCATGGCGAAACTAAATACATTACTGCAAAGGGTGTAACTATAGATGTGGAAGTAAATGCTACAGTCCTTGAAGGTTATAATGACATTGTCCAGACCGTGGTAAGGGATATCACTGACCGCAAGCTAGCAGAAGAAAAGATGCTGCAAGCCAGGATGGATGCTGAAACTGCAAGCCGCACTAAAAGCGAATTCCTGGCCAATATGAGCCATGAACTACGTACACCTCTGAATTCTATTATAGGTTTTTCCGATGCCTTGGTGGAAGGGTATTCTGGTGAGCTCAATCCAAAACAACTCCGCTATGTTCAAAACGTTTCAAATAGCGGTAGACACTTACTCAATCTGATAAATGATATCCTGGATATCTCCAAAGTGGAAGCAGGAAAAATGAAACTTTTTCCTGAATTTATCCAGGTAGATTATGTACTTGAAGAGATGGTATCTTTGGTACAGCCTATAGCAGCAAATAAACAAATCGTCATAAATATCAGCAAGGATTCACAACTTCAAACGCTATTAGCTGACAGGGCTAAGGTCAAACAGATATTATATAATCTCTTAGGGAATGCTATAAAATTTACTCATAACGGTGGATCAGTTAGTATCCATGCAGGCATTAAGGATGACATGGTCAGATTTTCAATTATTGACACAGGCATAGGCATTGCACCCGAGGATATTAAAAAACTGTTCAAACCCTTCACACAGCTGGATGCTTCTGTTTCAAGAAGGTATGAAGGTACAGGCCTTGGACTTGCGCTTGTCAAAGAACTCATAGAGTTACATGGCGGGCGAATTTGGGTGGAAAGCGAAGTGGGAAAAGGAAGTAGATTTACATTCACAATACCTTTATGCGGCACTGAATAA
- the mch gene encoding methenyltetrahydromethanopterin cyclohydrolase — MISVNEKGLDIIDEMLDWEEELNIQSFELGNGATVIDCGVEMQGGYDAGMYLSRLCLADLADLSYTKFDLNGLPVPAIQVATDHPVIACMGSQYAGWRISVGKYFGMGSGPARALGLKPKELYEEIGYKDDSEFAVLVMESSALPTEEVVEYIAKHCKVDAQNVYIAVAPTSSIAGSVQISARIVETGIHKLESIGFDINTIKSGFGVAPIAPIVGDDTKCMGSTNDCIIYCGETYYTVEYGDAEKLAEFVKKAPSTTSRDFGKPFYSTFKEAGFDFFKVDAGMFAPAKITINDKKTKKSFTSGRINPGILLDSFGIKEV; from the coding sequence GTGATCAGTGTCAATGAAAAGGGATTAGATATAATCGATGAAATGCTTGACTGGGAAGAAGAACTTAATATCCAGTCTTTTGAGCTTGGTAATGGGGCCACTGTAATCGACTGCGGTGTGGAAATGCAAGGTGGTTACGATGCAGGTATGTACCTCTCCCGTCTTTGTCTTGCTGATCTTGCAGACCTAAGTTACACTAAGTTTGATCTGAATGGGCTTCCAGTGCCTGCTATACAAGTAGCTACGGATCATCCGGTCATAGCATGCATGGGTTCGCAGTATGCTGGATGGAGAATATCAGTCGGAAAGTACTTTGGTATGGGATCAGGTCCTGCAAGGGCTCTTGGCCTTAAACCAAAAGAGCTTTATGAAGAAATAGGCTACAAAGATGATTCTGAATTTGCAGTCTTGGTCATGGAATCTTCTGCTCTTCCTACTGAAGAGGTAGTGGAATACATAGCGAAACATTGCAAGGTTGATGCTCAGAATGTATATATTGCCGTTGCACCTACTTCTTCAATTGCAGGCAGTGTACAGATCTCTGCAAGAATCGTGGAAACTGGTATTCATAAATTGGAATCCATCGGATTCGATATCAACACCATTAAAAGTGGTTTCGGAGTAGCTCCCATTGCACCTATAGTAGGCGATGATACAAAATGTATGGGCTCGACAAATGATTGTATTATTTACTGCGGTGAAACTTATTATACTGTAGAATATGGAGATGCTGAGAAGCTGGCTGAGTTCGTCAAGAAGGCGCCTTCCACAACATCAAGAGACTTCGGTAAACCCTTCTATAGCACATTCAAAGAAGCAGGTTTTGACTTTTTCAAGGTTGATGCAGGTATGTTTGCTCCTGCAAAAATCACAATAAATGACAAAAAGACCAAGAAATCATTTACAAGTGGTCGTATAAATCCAGGTATTCTGCTTGATTCCTTTGGAATTAAGGAAGTCTGA
- a CDS encoding DUF2124 family protein produces the protein MDLISTSKGIGGQLVAFKEVVKESKSIVFMGSGFCTPFAELLAYGLRESDKKLIFISNTDSESARSIIAVPQGYATW, from the coding sequence ATGGATCTAATAAGCACATCGAAAGGTATAGGTGGTCAGCTTGTTGCTTTCAAGGAAGTGGTAAAAGAGTCTAAAAGCATAGTTTTTATGGGTTCAGGCTTTTGCACTCCTTTTGCAGAACTTCTTGCTTATGGGCTGCGCGAAAGCGATAAAAAATTGATCTTCATATCTAACACTGATTCAGAGAGTGCAAGATCGATAATTGCTGTGCCACAGGGTTATGCAACTTGGTGA
- a CDS encoding MM0924 family protein has protein sequence MMENFIVQYFLNQKVTIYCGGIATFKGKIKQCENGIVQLEIIQGRYTSISIDKIITITA, from the coding sequence ATGATGGAGAATTTCATTGTACAATATTTCCTGAACCAAAAAGTGACAATATATTGCGGAGGTATTGCCACTTTTAAAGGTAAGATCAAACAATGTGAGAATGGTATCGTTCAGCTTGAGATCATTCAAGGCCGATATACATCAATATCCATTGATAAAATCATTACTATAACAGCATAA